Proteins encoded within one genomic window of Flavobacterium sp. NG2:
- the pstA gene encoding phosphate ABC transporter permease PstA produces the protein MSTNNLVKKKRRSQNIAFGIFSFISYSIVALLFVILAFIVIKGIGVISWEFISEMPKEGMTSGGIFPAIVGTVCLVLVSMVFAFPVGVLAALYMNEYVKEGWPKKIIKQMTNNLAGVPSIVFGLFGMSLFVNKLGFGDSILAGGLTLGLLVLPVVIRTTEESLKSVDDTFRQASLGLGASKWQTTRNVVFPIAFPNIITGLILSIGRVSGETAPILFTVAAYFLPKLPSSIFDQAMALPYHLYVISTSGTNIEASRAMAYGTALILIIIVLISNLLANKLRKYYGKKVKMN, from the coding sequence ATGAGTACTAATAATCTAGTTAAGAAAAAAAGAAGAAGTCAGAATATCGCTTTTGGAATTTTTAGTTTCATCAGTTATAGTATTGTGGCGCTGTTATTTGTTATTTTAGCTTTCATTGTTATCAAAGGTATTGGAGTAATTAGTTGGGAATTTATTTCTGAGATGCCAAAAGAAGGAATGACTAGCGGAGGGATTTTTCCAGCCATTGTAGGAACTGTATGTTTGGTATTAGTTAGTATGGTTTTTGCATTTCCTGTTGGAGTTTTAGCGGCTTTATATATGAATGAATATGTAAAAGAAGGATGGCCAAAAAAAATAATTAAACAAATGACAAACAATTTAGCAGGTGTTCCTTCTATTGTTTTTGGACTTTTTGGAATGTCCTTATTTGTAAATAAATTAGGTTTTGGAGATTCGATTTTAGCAGGGGGACTAACCTTGGGATTATTAGTATTACCTGTTGTTATTCGTACTACTGAAGAATCTTTAAAATCAGTTGACGATACGTTTAGACAAGCTAGTTTAGGTCTGGGTGCGAGTAAATGGCAAACCACTAGAAACGTTGTGTTCCCAATTGCATTTCCTAATATTATTACCGGTTTGATTTTGTCTATTGGTCGTGTTTCGGGTGAAACGGCTCCAATTTTATTTACAGTGGCTGCGTATTTTTTGCCTAAATTGCCGTCCTCAATATTTGATCAAGCTATGGCGTTGCCATACCACTTATATGTAATTTCAACCAGCGGAACAAATATTGAAGCTTCAAGAGCAATGGCTTATGGAACTGCACTTATTTTGATTATAATTGTATTAATTTCCAATTTATTAGCGAATAAGCTTCGTAAATATTATGGAAAAAAAGTAAAAATGAACTAA